The Pseudochaenichthys georgianus chromosome 24, fPseGeo1.2, whole genome shotgun sequence genome includes a region encoding these proteins:
- the LOC117440133 gene encoding P2Y purinoceptor 14-like — translation MDHQNTSHVPTNQSDYSSIFPRQCCGGVVLPSLYILTFVVGLALNGVAACIFFRVPSDSGLVVYLKNMVVADLLMLFTFPFKVAADLGLGGWQMNVFWKSRWCRVSMLLLLQRVGFAQGLALFTWSFLFLCLLPNVVLTSKPAKETHLRLCVELKTLLGQQWHDFSVFFNNALFWLTLSLLFFCYTSIACHLYRSYRRVRRDESDICRKSKRSIFSILLVFFVCFMPHHVVLLLYTLCENCKGFLMEQLKEATLFLSAINVCLDPVIYFLMCRTFRESLIRKLSGRRGRRERWEVSHTTGQSVTYLGGGQEVRKGGEETNEEG, via the exons ATGGATCACCAGAACACCAGCCACGTCCCTACTAACCAATCAGATTATAGCAGCATCTTCCCGCGGCAGTGCTGTGGTGGTGTGGTGCTGCCGTCGCTATACATTCTCACCTTCGTGGTGGGCCTGGCCCTAAACGGCGTTGCCGCCTGCATCTTCTTCCGGGTGCCGAGCGACTCAGGGCTGGTGGTGTACCTGAAGAACATGGTGGTGGCTGACCTCCTCATGCTCTTCACCTTCCCTTTCAAGGTCGCGGCAGACCTGGGGTTGGGGGGCTGGCAAATGaacgtgttttggaa GTCGAGGTGGTGCAGGGTCTCAATGCTGCTCCTCCTGCAGAGAGTGGGCTTTGCGCAGGGGCTGGCGCTCTTCACGTGGAGCTTCCTGTTCCTCTGCTTGCTGCCCAACGTGGTGCTCACCAGCAAGCCGGCTAAGGAGACACACTTGCGACTCTGCGTGGAGCTGAAGACGTTGCTGGGCCAGCAGTGGCACGATTTCTCCGTCTTTTTCAACAACGCCCTCTTCTGGCTGACGCTGTCTCTGCTCTTCTTCTGCTATACCTCCATCGCCTGCCATCTGTACCGTTCCTATCGCCGCGTGCGCCGCGACGAGAGTGACATCTGCCGGAAATCAAAGCGCAGCATCTTCAGCATCCTGCTAGTGTTTTTCGTGTGCTTCATGCCGCACCATGTGGTGCTCTTACTGTACACGCTGTGTGAGAATTGCAAGGGCTTCCTGATGGAACAGCTAAAGGAGGCCACGCTCTTCCTCTCCGCCATCAACGTCTGCCTCGACCCCGTCATCTACTTCCTCATGTGCCGCACCTTCAGGGAGTCCCTGATCAGGAAACTTTCAGGGAGAagggggaggagagagaggtggGAGGTGTCACATACCACCGGTCAGTCTGTCACATATTTAGGAGGGGGACAGGAGGTGAGGAAAGGAGGGGAGGAGACAAATGAAGAAGGCTAA